The Echinicola rosea genome has a segment encoding these proteins:
- a CDS encoding RNA polymerase sigma factor has translation MSKRLRPKDSELIAQYRNGSEAAFEVLVDKYKSRVFTTIYMIVKDQGLAEDLLQDVFVKVIQTLNSDRYNEEGKFQPWLMRIAHNLAVDYFRKMKRYPFIMMEDGSNLFNTLKFADSNVEDQKVKDETHALVRDLIDELPESQKQVLIMRHYMDLSFQEIADQTGVSINTALGRMRYALINMRKKLKQINVAYDKIFYPK, from the coding sequence ATGAGTAAAAGGTTAAGACCGAAAGACAGTGAATTGATCGCTCAGTATAGAAATGGGAGTGAAGCTGCTTTCGAAGTGTTGGTAGATAAATATAAATCCCGTGTGTTCACGACGATTTATATGATAGTAAAAGATCAGGGTTTAGCAGAGGACTTACTGCAAGACGTGTTTGTGAAAGTAATACAGACCCTTAACTCTGACCGATATAACGAAGAAGGGAAATTTCAGCCTTGGTTGATGCGGATTGCGCACAACCTAGCGGTAGATTATTTCAGAAAAATGAAGCGCTATCCATTTATCATGATGGAAGACGGTTCGAATCTGTTCAATACACTTAAATTCGCTGATTCCAATGTCGAGGACCAGAAGGTCAAAGACGAAACGCATGCCCTGGTAAGGGATCTCATCGATGAACTACCTGAAAGCCAAAAACAGGTATTGATCATGCGTCATTATATGGATTTGAGTTTTCAGGAAATTGCTGACCAGACGGGTGTAAGCATCAATACGGCACTTGGAAGAATGCGGTACGCACTTATCAACATGCGGAAAAAGTTGAAACAAATAAATGTTGCCTATGACAAAATATTTTACCCCAAATGA
- a CDS encoding 1-(5-phosphoribosyl)-5-[(5-phosphoribosylamino)methylideneamino]imidazole-4-carboxamide isomerase has translation MFEIIPSIWIMNGKCVRLEKGDFTTEQVISDNPLEIAQEFENCGIERIHLVDLDGARRGSPKNFHILHTIAAYTSLSVDFTGGVGTDGDLIKVFEHGAKTITAASVAANSPEKFAQWLISYGREKINMAADTDPKDHLIKIKGWQKNTDIHLFDQISYFYDRGLKYLKCSDISREGVMEGPNFELYGEIVERFPNLHVVASGGVRNVGDFKRLKDLGMRGVVFGKAYYSGKITAEELKTFVASCKEPI, from the coding sequence ATGTTTGAAATTATTCCATCTATATGGATCATGAACGGAAAATGCGTCCGTCTCGAAAAAGGGGATTTTACCACTGAGCAGGTGATATCCGATAACCCCTTGGAAATTGCCCAAGAGTTTGAAAACTGCGGTATTGAGCGTATTCATTTGGTAGATTTGGATGGGGCTAGAAGGGGAAGCCCAAAAAACTTTCATATTTTACATACCATTGCTGCTTACACTTCACTAAGCGTCGATTTTACCGGTGGAGTAGGGACTGACGGAGACCTCATCAAGGTCTTTGAACATGGTGCCAAGACCATTACTGCTGCTAGTGTGGCGGCCAATTCACCCGAAAAGTTTGCCCAGTGGTTGATTTCTTATGGAAGGGAGAAAATCAATATGGCGGCAGATACTGACCCTAAAGACCATCTGATTAAGATCAAAGGTTGGCAGAAAAATACCGATATCCATCTTTTTGATCAGATTTCCTATTTTTACGACAGAGGATTGAAATACCTAAAGTGTTCCGACATCAGCAGGGAAGGCGTCATGGAAGGGCCAAACTTTGAGCTGTATGGAGAAATTGTAGAGCGATTTCCAAATCTCCATGTCGTGGCCAGTGGCGGTGTGCGAAATGTAGGGGACTTCAAGCGGTTGAAGGATTTGGGTATGAGAGGTGTGGTTTTTGGGAAGGCATATTATTCTGGGAAAATTACGGCAGAGGAACTGAAGACCTTTGTCGCAAGCTGCAAGGAGCCCATATAA
- a CDS encoding FKBP-type peptidyl-prolyl cis-trans isomerase, with protein MKNIKSLMLSAGMVATCLGVVSCQKTKTTEDGTEYTYIEEGSEKPENGQFVIYEFTAKNSKDSIFISSIENGAPAYMMHNDSVKNYDTTKVRPGIDEIFNGLRKGDSIQFSAAAKDIFGEMNTPPFLTAEEKVTLNIGVTDILDESEMQEFMTKVQEKQRAKMEKEAEAQLAEDIKKIQDYMAENNINATKTESGLFYVIEEEGNGEVVEEGNTAVVNYTGYVLEGGTIFDTSLEDVAKENDIFNEGRPYEPFEVMVGKGRVIPGWDEGLQLLKGGSKAKFLIPSTLAYGPRQAGEVIKPNSILVFDVEVMDVQK; from the coding sequence ATGAAAAACATTAAAAGTTTGATGTTGTCAGCCGGTATGGTGGCAACATGCTTGGGAGTAGTCTCTTGTCAAAAGACCAAAACTACCGAAGATGGCACGGAATATACCTACATCGAAGAAGGTAGTGAAAAACCCGAAAACGGCCAGTTCGTCATTTATGAATTTACAGCCAAAAACAGCAAGGACTCCATCTTTATCTCCAGTATCGAAAACGGTGCTCCTGCTTATATGATGCACAATGACAGCGTCAAAAACTACGACACCACTAAGGTAAGACCGGGAATTGATGAGATTTTCAACGGCCTTCGCAAAGGAGACAGCATCCAATTCAGTGCTGCCGCCAAGGACATCTTTGGCGAGATGAACACCCCTCCATTTTTGACTGCTGAAGAGAAGGTGACCCTAAACATCGGTGTTACGGACATCCTGGATGAGTCGGAGATGCAGGAGTTCATGACCAAGGTACAGGAGAAGCAGCGTGCCAAAATGGAAAAAGAAGCCGAAGCCCAGCTGGCAGAAGACATTAAGAAAATCCAGGATTATATGGCCGAGAACAATATCAACGCCACCAAAACTGAATCCGGATTGTTTTATGTCATCGAGGAAGAAGGTAATGGTGAAGTGGTAGAAGAAGGCAATACCGCTGTGGTAAACTACACCGGCTATGTACTGGAAGGTGGGACGATCTTCGACACCAGTTTGGAAGACGTGGCCAAGGAGAATGACATCTTTAACGAAGGAAGACCTTATGAGCCTTTTGAGGTGATGGTAGGAAAAGGCCGTGTGATCCCTGGATGGGATGAAGGGCTGCAGCTGCTTAAAGGCGGAAGTAAAGCCAAGTTCCTAATCCCTTCTACCCTAGCATACGGCCCAAGACAAGCAGGCGAGGTAATCAAGCCAAACTCTATCTTGGTATTTGACGTAGAAGTAATGGACGTGCAGAAATAA
- a CDS encoding dipeptide epimerase, with protein sequence MKLEILIKQLPLKHTFTIAHQSRDVQETLIVRLTDGEHYGLGESTTNPFYGMTVENMTAALEKARPIVEAGNWETPEKLWEQCKEIFAQNPFAQCALDLAAWDLFTKKLDVKLYEYLKLDPLDIPTTNFTIGIAETDKMVEKMKELDWPLYKIKLGTDHDLEIVRELRKHTKAIFRIDANCAWTAEQAIEYSQELKKLQVEFMEQPLAKDDLEGMKKVYEHSKLPVIADESCIVESDVKKCHGLFHGINVKLVKAGGITPGLRMLYQAKELGMQTMVGCMTESSVGVTAIAHIAPLLDYVDMDGAMLLAKDIATGVHIEPGKVTFPEGPGIGAELI encoded by the coding sequence ATGAAATTAGAGATATTGATCAAGCAGTTGCCACTGAAACATACCTTTACCATCGCCCATCAAAGTCGTGATGTGCAGGAAACGCTAATAGTGCGTCTTACGGACGGGGAGCATTATGGTCTTGGTGAATCCACCACCAATCCCTTTTATGGGATGACGGTCGAAAATATGACTGCCGCCCTCGAAAAAGCCCGGCCGATCGTGGAAGCGGGCAACTGGGAAACACCGGAGAAGCTTTGGGAACAATGCAAGGAAATCTTTGCCCAGAATCCATTTGCCCAATGCGCGCTGGACTTGGCTGCTTGGGATTTATTTACCAAAAAACTGGACGTAAAGCTCTATGAATACCTTAAGCTGGATCCTTTGGACATCCCAACGACCAACTTCACCATTGGTATCGCCGAAACCGACAAAATGGTGGAAAAAATGAAGGAACTGGACTGGCCACTGTATAAAATCAAGCTGGGAACGGATCATGACTTGGAAATCGTACGTGAGCTCCGCAAACACACCAAAGCTATTTTTCGCATCGATGCGAATTGTGCTTGGACGGCAGAACAGGCCATCGAATACTCCCAGGAACTGAAAAAACTCCAAGTGGAATTTATGGAGCAGCCACTGGCCAAAGACGACCTGGAGGGCATGAAGAAAGTATATGAGCACAGCAAGTTGCCTGTCATCGCAGATGAAAGCTGCATTGTGGAATCTGATGTCAAAAAATGCCACGGCCTCTTCCACGGCATCAATGTCAAGCTGGTCAAGGCAGGAGGCATCACACCGGGATTGAGGATGCTCTATCAGGCCAAGGAGCTGGGCATGCAGACCATGGTAGGTTGTATGACGGAATCTTCTGTGGGCGTCACGGCCATTGCCCATATCGCACCACTACTGGATTATGTAGATATGGACGGGGCCATGCTGCTTGCCAAGGACATTGCCACGGGCGTCCATATCGAGCCCGGAAAAGTCACTTTCCCAGAAGGACCAGGCATTGGTGCTGAACTGATCTGA
- a CDS encoding aminotransferase class I/II-fold pyridoxal phosphate-dependent enzyme: MHYSGMTLYHNHKISSPNHMQHHPTDHKIGRLIPWQGKDYRYFSGTAYLGMGSVPPFEQEILQGIQQYGPNHGASRFSNVQLEVYEDLEQQFASGARAPYAALLSSGFMAGYLTQTLLCEMAHTVWAAPDAHPAILPANYQPDPDQSFHEFANECIQKSHQVKGQTIAILSNAVDTILPAIHDFNWVKDLSPANTYYLLVDDSHAFGLLGKGIYGTYHQWKNLPAHLIVAGSLGKALAIPAGIILGDAYFIEKVKSSATFRGASPPAPGYCQAFLQAEKLYEQQQTLLQENMEYFFKRIDNTSDQLRYDPRFPVVTFKNSGWAPKLLEAGMMISSFSYPRPEDAPVDRIILSAYHTKEDLAHLASAIVSG; the protein is encoded by the coding sequence ATGCATTATAGCGGCATGACGCTCTACCATAACCATAAAATCTCCTCCCCAAACCACATGCAGCACCACCCTACAGATCATAAAATCGGCCGACTTATTCCTTGGCAGGGAAAGGACTACCGTTATTTCAGCGGCACTGCCTATTTGGGGATGGGCAGTGTGCCGCCATTCGAACAGGAAATCCTACAAGGCATCCAACAATACGGTCCCAATCACGGAGCCAGCAGGTTTAGCAATGTCCAACTGGAAGTGTACGAGGATTTGGAGCAGCAGTTTGCTTCTGGAGCTAGAGCTCCATATGCTGCTTTGCTCAGTAGTGGTTTTATGGCTGGCTACCTTACGCAGACCTTGCTCTGCGAAATGGCCCACACGGTATGGGCTGCCCCTGATGCCCATCCGGCTATCCTTCCTGCCAACTATCAGCCAGATCCAGACCAATCCTTTCACGAATTTGCTAACGAGTGCATCCAGAAGAGCCATCAGGTAAAAGGCCAGACCATCGCCATTCTCTCCAATGCGGTGGATACCATCCTGCCGGCCATTCATGATTTTAACTGGGTAAAGGACCTGTCACCAGCAAACACCTATTATTTGCTGGTGGATGACAGCCATGCCTTTGGACTGCTTGGAAAAGGCATATACGGCACTTATCATCAGTGGAAAAATCTTCCTGCCCATTTGATCGTGGCGGGCTCACTCGGCAAAGCTTTGGCCATTCCTGCGGGAATAATCTTGGGGGATGCGTATTTTATTGAAAAAGTAAAAAGCAGTGCAACCTTCAGAGGTGCCTCTCCTCCTGCGCCTGGTTACTGTCAAGCATTCTTGCAGGCCGAGAAGCTCTATGAACAACAGCAAACGCTACTTCAAGAAAACATGGAGTATTTTTTTAAACGAATCGACAATACCTCGGACCAACTAAGATATGACCCTCGTTTCCCGGTCGTAACCTTCAAAAATAGCGGTTGGGCTCCAAAATTGCTGGAAGCAGGAATGATGATTTCTTCTTTCTCCTATCCAAGACCCGAAGATGCACCTGTGGACAGAATTATTTTATCTGCCTACCACACTAAAGAGGATCTCGCACACTTGGCTAGCGCCATTGTTTCAGGCTAA
- a CDS encoding WD40/YVTN/BNR-like repeat-containing protein, whose protein sequence is MKHHTYHQVIVLAFLTVLFSCNTPQATEGDAPLGWNEVSTPTEASLRGLSPLTADIVWATGSNGLWMLTVDGGEHWEKGVIAGLDTVDFRDIEAFDAKTAVAVSAGQPAVIYKTTDGGKSWEKKYQGPEEAFLDGLAFVDEKRGYAYGDPVDGKWMVLLTLNGGDSWEPLSRTPKVPEGEASFAASGSGILARGHEIWIASGGLKSNIYYSENGGVDWDTVPAPFIQGEPSQGIFSLTFMNDRHIVAVGGDYLEPDHTSNISAFSLDHGKTWQGPEGAQPAGYRSGVAYFPKKSWLIAVGTNGSDYSSDGGKNWVKFTDYGLHAVKLSKNGETIWASGADGKIARLDY, encoded by the coding sequence ATGAAACATCACACTTATCATCAAGTCATTGTATTGGCATTTTTAACGGTTCTTTTTTCATGCAATACTCCCCAGGCCACAGAAGGTGATGCGCCTTTGGGCTGGAATGAAGTCTCCACGCCCACAGAAGCTTCCTTAAGGGGGCTGTCGCCCCTGACGGCGGACATTGTCTGGGCGACGGGCAGTAATGGGCTCTGGATGCTTACCGTGGATGGCGGGGAGCATTGGGAAAAAGGGGTGATTGCTGGACTGGACACCGTAGATTTTAGGGATATTGAGGCCTTTGATGCTAAGACAGCGGTTGCGGTTTCTGCCGGACAGCCAGCGGTTATTTATAAGACCACTGATGGGGGCAAGTCTTGGGAGAAGAAATACCAAGGGCCCGAGGAAGCTTTTTTGGATGGATTGGCCTTTGTGGATGAAAAAAGAGGATACGCTTATGGAGACCCGGTGGATGGAAAATGGATGGTACTGCTCACCCTAAACGGCGGAGATTCGTGGGAGCCGCTTAGCCGAACTCCCAAAGTCCCTGAAGGAGAAGCCAGCTTTGCAGCCAGTGGATCGGGGATTTTGGCCAGAGGCCATGAAATATGGATTGCCAGTGGTGGTCTGAAAAGCAATATCTATTATTCGGAAAATGGCGGTGTCGATTGGGACACGGTCCCGGCACCCTTTATACAGGGAGAACCTTCCCAGGGCATTTTCTCTCTTACTTTTATGAACGATAGGCATATTGTGGCTGTCGGCGGGGATTACCTCGAGCCTGATCATACCTCCAATATCAGCGCGTTTTCGCTTGATCACGGCAAGACTTGGCAGGGCCCTGAAGGTGCACAGCCCGCTGGCTATCGGTCAGGAGTGGCTTATTTCCCCAAAAAAAGTTGGCTGATAGCAGTGGGAACCAATGGTAGTGATTATTCCAGTGATGGAGGGAAAAATTGGGTGAAATTTACTGATTATGGCCTTCATGCCGTAAAATTATCCAAAAATGGAGAGACCATTTGGGCATCTGGTGCTGATGGTAAAATTGCCAGGCTGGATTATTAG
- a CDS encoding nucleoside-diphosphate kinase: MASNRTFTMIKPDAFAEGNSGAILKMIEAAGFKIVAIKATQLTAELAGKFYAVHKERPFYNDLCNYMSSGPIIAAILEKDNAVADFRALIGATNPAEAAEGTIRKLFAKSIEANAVHGSDSDENAQIEGSFFFSQLEHVK; the protein is encoded by the coding sequence ATGGCAAGTAACAGAACGTTCACCATGATCAAGCCAGATGCTTTTGCAGAAGGCAATTCAGGTGCTATCCTAAAAATGATCGAAGCAGCAGGATTTAAGATTGTAGCCATCAAAGCTACACAACTTACCGCTGAGCTTGCAGGTAAATTCTATGCCGTGCACAAGGAGCGCCCTTTTTATAATGACCTCTGCAATTACATGTCCTCTGGACCGATCATCGCTGCCATACTCGAAAAAGATAATGCCGTAGCAGACTTTAGAGCTCTGATCGGAGCTACCAATCCCGCTGAAGCGGCTGAAGGCACTATCCGTAAGCTGTTTGCCAAGTCCATCGAGGCCAATGCAGTGCATGGATCTGATTCGGACGAAAATGCTCAAATCGAAGGAAGCTTTTTCTTTAGTCAACTAGAGCACGTTAAATAA
- a CDS encoding DHH family phosphoesterase, whose product MLDFESFKKLLSSPKKIVITTHHKPDADALGSSLGMSNYLKKKGHEVTVITPSDYPSFLYWMKGNDDVVNFEKEDCQQQAIGLINAADMIICLDFSCLSRINELGALVKKADATKVNIDHHQDPEDFADFRYWSTDAAATCELVYDLIVKMDEKDLIDSDIADCLYSGIMTDTGGFKHPNTTKHVHMVTAELIGLGADNSKISRLIYDTNSVNRLKFIGFALTRRLVIHTDLHTAYFWISKRDLKKYDSQTGDTEGLVNYALSLDGIKIAAMFTERKDGVKISFRSIENVAVNKFAAKYFDGGGHRNAAGGKSMDSLKDTIERFEKLIKENQDRLLNQLELVNEKH is encoded by the coding sequence ATGCTAGATTTTGAGTCATTTAAAAAACTACTGTCTTCGCCAAAGAAAATCGTCATTACCACACACCACAAGCCTGATGCCGATGCTTTGGGGTCTTCCTTGGGAATGTCAAACTACCTAAAGAAGAAAGGACATGAGGTAACGGTGATCACCCCATCGGATTATCCTTCTTTCCTTTACTGGATGAAAGGTAACGATGATGTGGTGAACTTTGAGAAAGAAGACTGTCAGCAACAAGCCATAGGGCTGATCAATGCTGCTGATATGATTATATGCCTGGACTTTTCCTGCCTCAGCAGGATAAACGAACTGGGAGCACTTGTCAAAAAAGCCGATGCCACCAAGGTCAACATAGACCATCACCAAGATCCGGAGGATTTTGCCGATTTCAGGTATTGGAGTACCGATGCGGCCGCTACCTGTGAGTTGGTATATGACCTGATCGTGAAGATGGACGAAAAGGACCTTATCGACAGTGATATTGCCGACTGCCTCTATTCTGGGATCATGACGGACACGGGAGGCTTCAAGCATCCCAATACCACGAAGCACGTCCACATGGTCACGGCAGAGCTGATAGGCCTGGGCGCAGACAATTCCAAAATCTCCCGGTTGATATACGACACCAATTCGGTCAATCGGTTGAAGTTTATTGGCTTTGCGCTGACAAGGCGGCTTGTCATCCACACCGATCTCCATACGGCCTACTTTTGGATCAGCAAGCGCGACCTAAAAAAATACGATTCGCAGACGGGTGATACAGAAGGCCTCGTGAATTATGCACTTTCCTTGGACGGCATCAAAATCGCTGCTATGTTTACCGAGCGAAAAGACGGGGTGAAAATCTCATTCCGATCCATCGAAAACGTCGCGGTGAATAAGTTTGCTGCCAAATACTTTGATGGTGGCGGACACCGAAATGCCGCAGGGGGCAAGTCCATGGACTCCCTGAAAGACACCATCGAACGATTCGAAAAATTAATTAAAGAAAATCAAGATCGATTATTAAATCAACTAGAATTAGTCAATGAAAAACATTAA
- the uvrA gene encoding excinuclease ABC subunit UvrA, which yields MNETTALNPSSIENLDPKSNIIIKNARVNNLKNLSVAIPRNKLVVVTGLSGSGKSSLAFDTLFAEGQRMYVESLSSYARQFLGRMEKPDVEYIKGVSPAIAIQQKVTTKNPRSTVGTTTEIYDYLKLLFSRIGRTISPVSGEEVKHHTVTDVVDFIHRFDEDEKVMISCPLQANASRSMEKELEILLQKGFTRVIIEGEVFYVEDLLEEQEIPKGDIEILIDRAVVRKEDEDNHFRIADSVQTAFYEGHGDCYVVIPGKESKKFSDRFELDGMSFELPSVNFFSFNNPYGACKTCEGFGSVLGIDPDLVIPDKSLSIYEGAIAPWRGETTKKWAAPLIKNGIHFDFPIHRPYEELDEEHKELIWKGNSHFKGLNAFFEHLQSKTHKIQYRVMLSRFRGRTTCPDCKGTRLRKDAAYVKVNGHSITDIVLMPIDRALEFFQTIQLTEAETKTANRLLKEILNRLEYIDKVGLGYLTLNRLTSSLSGGEYQRIKLATSLGSALVGSMYILDEPSIGLHPRDTDRLISVLNSLRDMGNTVIVVEHEEKIMKAADEIVDIGPDAGVNGGQLVFQGNLEDLISHGETYTAKYLKGVEKIDIKQGNRKWKDKILINGARENNLKNINVQIPLHTLTVITGVSGSGKSTLIKKVLYPALGKMLGTVIDETGKFDHLGGDYKSISQVEFVDQNPIGKSSRSNPVTYVKAYDAIRSLFAERPTSKQRGYKPAYFSFNVDGGRCEACQGEGTQKIEMQFMADIFLTCESCKGKRFKNEILDVTYKDKNIADVLEMTIDEAMEFFEGKNAIISRLQPLQEVGLGYIGLGQSSNTLSGGEAQRVKLASFLGKGGNKAKDHVLFIFDEPTTGLHFHDIKKLLYSINALIEEGHSVIIIEHNTEVIKSADWVIDLGPEGGERGGNVTFEGTPEALREVEDNYTAKYLRESFS from the coding sequence ATGAATGAGACAACAGCCTTGAATCCATCATCGATAGAGAATTTAGACCCCAAATCAAATATCATCATCAAAAACGCTCGGGTAAACAACCTGAAGAACCTGAGTGTGGCCATCCCCCGAAACAAGCTGGTGGTCGTAACAGGACTTTCAGGTTCTGGCAAGTCCAGTTTGGCCTTTGATACGTTATTTGCGGAGGGACAGCGGATGTATGTGGAGAGCCTGAGTTCGTATGCCCGTCAATTTTTGGGAAGAATGGAAAAACCGGATGTGGAATACATCAAGGGGGTTTCTCCCGCCATTGCCATTCAGCAAAAAGTGACCACCAAAAATCCCAGATCTACGGTAGGGACCACCACGGAGATCTATGATTATCTTAAACTTCTTTTTAGCCGTATCGGTCGTACCATATCACCGGTCAGCGGGGAGGAAGTAAAGCACCATACGGTCACAGATGTGGTGGATTTTATCCATCGTTTTGATGAGGACGAAAAAGTAATGATCAGTTGCCCTTTACAGGCAAATGCGTCCCGGAGCATGGAGAAGGAGCTGGAAATCCTGCTTCAAAAGGGATTTACACGGGTTATCATCGAAGGAGAGGTATTTTATGTAGAGGACCTGCTGGAGGAGCAGGAGATTCCAAAAGGAGACATTGAAATCCTGATCGATAGGGCGGTGGTCAGAAAGGAGGACGAGGATAACCATTTTCGTATTGCAGATAGTGTGCAGACGGCATTTTATGAGGGACATGGGGACTGTTATGTGGTAATTCCCGGTAAGGAATCGAAGAAATTCAGTGACCGTTTTGAGCTGGATGGAATGTCCTTCGAGCTTCCATCGGTAAATTTCTTCAGCTTTAACAATCCCTACGGAGCCTGTAAGACCTGCGAGGGTTTTGGTTCGGTGCTGGGCATAGATCCTGATTTGGTGATTCCTGACAAGTCGCTCTCCATTTACGAAGGCGCCATTGCGCCGTGGCGGGGAGAGACCACCAAAAAATGGGCCGCTCCACTGATCAAAAACGGCATTCACTTTGACTTTCCCATCCACAGGCCATATGAAGAGCTGGATGAGGAGCATAAGGAATTGATCTGGAAGGGCAATAGCCATTTTAAAGGCCTCAATGCTTTTTTTGAGCACTTGCAAAGTAAAACGCATAAAATCCAATATAGGGTGATGCTTTCGCGCTTCCGCGGGAGGACCACATGTCCGGACTGTAAGGGCACCAGGCTTCGAAAAGATGCTGCCTATGTCAAAGTCAACGGGCATTCCATCACGGACATTGTGCTCATGCCGATCGATCGTGCACTGGAATTTTTCCAAACGATCCAGCTTACTGAAGCAGAAACAAAAACAGCCAACCGACTGCTCAAGGAAATATTGAACCGGTTGGAGTATATCGATAAAGTTGGTCTGGGCTATTTGACGCTAAATCGCCTTACCTCAAGCCTCTCGGGTGGAGAATACCAGCGGATCAAGCTGGCCACATCCTTGGGAAGTGCCTTGGTAGGCTCGATGTATATTCTGGATGAGCCAAGCATTGGGCTGCACCCCCGGGATACCGATCGGCTGATATCAGTGCTCAATTCCCTTCGGGACATGGGCAATACGGTGATTGTGGTGGAGCACGAGGAAAAGATCATGAAAGCCGCCGATGAGATTGTGGACATCGGGCCGGATGCGGGCGTTAATGGTGGGCAACTGGTGTTTCAAGGTAATTTGGAAGACTTGATTTCCCATGGAGAGACCTATACCGCAAAATACCTAAAAGGGGTAGAAAAAATAGATATTAAGCAGGGAAACAGAAAGTGGAAAGATAAAATCCTGATCAATGGTGCCCGGGAAAACAACCTGAAAAACATCAATGTGCAGATTCCGCTGCATACGCTCACGGTGATCACCGGAGTCAGTGGCTCTGGCAAATCCACTTTGATCAAGAAAGTCCTTTATCCGGCATTGGGTAAAATGCTGGGTACGGTCATTGATGAAACGGGGAAATTTGATCATCTGGGCGGAGACTATAAGTCCATTAGTCAAGTGGAATTTGTGGATCAAAACCCCATCGGAAAGTCCTCCCGGTCCAATCCCGTCACCTATGTGAAGGCCTATGATGCCATTAGGAGCTTGTTTGCTGAACGCCCCACCTCAAAGCAGCGCGGTTACAAGCCAGCTTATTTCAGTTTCAATGTGGATGGAGGGCGCTGTGAAGCCTGCCAAGGTGAGGGTACACAGAAGATAGAGATGCAGTTCATGGCGGACATCTTCCTTACGTGTGAATCCTGTAAGGGAAAGCGATTCAAGAATGAAATCCTAGATGTAACTTATAAGGACAAGAATATCGCCGACGTCCTCGAAATGACCATTGACGAGGCCATGGAGTTTTTTGAGGGCAAGAATGCAATCATATCACGTCTGCAGCCCCTGCAAGAAGTGGGCTTGGGATACATTGGCTTGGGGCAAAGCTCAAACACCCTCAGTGGTGGGGAGGCCCAACGGGTAAAACTGGCCTCTTTTCTCGGCAAGGGTGGAAACAAGGCAAAAGACCATGTGCTCTTTATCTTTGACGAGCCCACGACCGGGCTACATTTCCATGACATCAAGAAGCTGCTGTATTCCATCAACGCTTTGATAGAGGAGGGACACTCTGTGATCATTATTGAGCACAACACCGAGGTCATCAAATCGGCCGATTGGGTGATTGATTTGGGACCAGAAGGCGGTGAGCGTGGAGGAAACGTGACCTTTGAAGGAACACCCGAAGCGCTGAGGGAAGTAGAGGATAATTATACCGCCAAGTACCTGAGAGAGTCGTTTTCTTAA